In one window of Toxotes jaculatrix isolate fToxJac2 chromosome 10, fToxJac2.pri, whole genome shotgun sequence DNA:
- the ap1ar gene encoding AP-1 complex-associated regulatory protein isoform X2 — protein sequence MGNCWAYCVGLFRREANRIQRGGGSKYFRSSTTGEHYTIEFENLVESDEGEESPQPCPRPISEDEIKHLREHHYTAISDKQILIDQKLQAELEAQEEKLRLEEEARNAAQREAARLARERKMKELSAQRTRGKADGSGSETQQRKQTSGEDFDVYLQNVKAQSEAFRSNRLPSDTNVVTPNTECSWDFTTKTRSTNEDGTSLDLEWEDEEGINRALPAWERSRTEEDILRAALRPGGKQMNSGPTSASEDSNALEWENDFVSTHPEDNANTEFEGFVNPVLDTPSEDALDCGLRLDNQDR from the exons ATGGGTAACTGCTGGGCATACTGTGTTGGGCTCTTCAGGAGAGAAGCCAACAGGATCCAGAGAGGAGGCGG ATCCAAATATTTCCGAAGCAGTACCACAGGGGAACATTATACAATAGAG TTTGAAAATCTGGTGGAGAGTGATGAG GGGGAGGAGAGCCCGCAGCCCTGCCCAAG GCCTATCAGTGAAGATGAGATCAAGCACCTCAGAGAACACCACTACACTGCGATCTCAGACAAGCAGATCCTGATAGACCAGAAGCTACAAGCAGAG TTAGAGGCACAAGAGGAGAAGTTGAGGCTAGAAGAAGAGGCTAGAAATGCCGCCCAGCGTGAGGCCGCCAGGTTGGCACGTGAGCGGAAAATGAAGGAG CTGTCTGCCCAGAGGACACGGGGGAAAGCAGATGGCTCTGGCAGTGAAACTCAGCAAAGAAA ACAAACCTCCGGGGAGGATTTCGATGTCTACCTCCAGAATGTAAAAGCCCAGTCAGAGGCTTTCAGGAGCAACA GACTTCCTTCTGACACGAACGTGGTGACTCCCAACACAGAGTGCAGCTGGGATTTCACCACGAAGACCCGCTCCACCAATGAGGACGGGACCTCACTGGACCTGGAGTGGGAGGATGAGGAAG GAATCAATCGAGCACTTCCAGCCTGGGAGAGGTCTCGGACGGAGGAGGACATCCTGCGCGCAGCCCTCAGGCCCGGCGGCAAGCAGATGAACAGCGGCCCGACCTCGGCCTCCGAGGACTCCAACGCACTGGAGTGGGAGAATGATTTTGTGAGTACTCACCCAGAGGACAATGCAAACACTGAATTTGAAGGGTTTGTCAACCCCGTCCTTGACACTCCCTCTGAGGACGCATTGGACTGTGGCCTCAGGTTGGACAACCAGGACAGATAG
- the ap1ar gene encoding AP-1 complex-associated regulatory protein isoform X1: MGNCWAYCVGLFRREANRIQRGGGSKYFRSSTTGEHYTIEFENLVESDEGEESPQPCPRPISEDEIKHLREHHYTAISDKQILIDQKLQAELEAQEEKLRLEEEARNAAQREAARLARERKMKEQLSAQRTRGKADGSGSETQQRKQTSGEDFDVYLQNVKAQSEAFRSNRLPSDTNVVTPNTECSWDFTTKTRSTNEDGTSLDLEWEDEEGINRALPAWERSRTEEDILRAALRPGGKQMNSGPTSASEDSNALEWENDFVSTHPEDNANTEFEGFVNPVLDTPSEDALDCGLRLDNQDR, encoded by the exons ATGGGTAACTGCTGGGCATACTGTGTTGGGCTCTTCAGGAGAGAAGCCAACAGGATCCAGAGAGGAGGCGG ATCCAAATATTTCCGAAGCAGTACCACAGGGGAACATTATACAATAGAG TTTGAAAATCTGGTGGAGAGTGATGAG GGGGAGGAGAGCCCGCAGCCCTGCCCAAG GCCTATCAGTGAAGATGAGATCAAGCACCTCAGAGAACACCACTACACTGCGATCTCAGACAAGCAGATCCTGATAGACCAGAAGCTACAAGCAGAG TTAGAGGCACAAGAGGAGAAGTTGAGGCTAGAAGAAGAGGCTAGAAATGCCGCCCAGCGTGAGGCCGCCAGGTTGGCACGTGAGCGGAAAATGAAGGAG CAGCTGTCTGCCCAGAGGACACGGGGGAAAGCAGATGGCTCTGGCAGTGAAACTCAGCAAAGAAA ACAAACCTCCGGGGAGGATTTCGATGTCTACCTCCAGAATGTAAAAGCCCAGTCAGAGGCTTTCAGGAGCAACA GACTTCCTTCTGACACGAACGTGGTGACTCCCAACACAGAGTGCAGCTGGGATTTCACCACGAAGACCCGCTCCACCAATGAGGACGGGACCTCACTGGACCTGGAGTGGGAGGATGAGGAAG GAATCAATCGAGCACTTCCAGCCTGGGAGAGGTCTCGGACGGAGGAGGACATCCTGCGCGCAGCCCTCAGGCCCGGCGGCAAGCAGATGAACAGCGGCCCGACCTCGGCCTCCGAGGACTCCAACGCACTGGAGTGGGAGAATGATTTTGTGAGTACTCACCCAGAGGACAATGCAAACACTGAATTTGAAGGGTTTGTCAACCCCGTCCTTGACACTCCCTCTGAGGACGCATTGGACTGTGGCCTCAGGTTGGACAACCAGGACAGATAG
- the ap1ar gene encoding AP-1 complex-associated regulatory protein isoform X3: MGNCWAYCVGLFRREANRIQRGGGSKYFRSSTTGEHYTIEFENLVESDEGEESPQPCPRPISEDEIKHLREHHYTAISDKQILIDQKLQAELEAQEEKLRLEEEARNAAQREAARLARERKMKEQLSAQRTRGKADGSGSETQQRKQTSGEDFDVYLQNVKAQSEAFRSNRLPSDTNVVTPNTECSWDFTTKTRSTNEDGTSLDLEWEDEEVTLRQRGRRSRAGHLGTVHTAYLIRIDPPQKSTANIKIKDVKQARIKHILNHRHIQYLNTHSARLFV; this comes from the exons ATGGGTAACTGCTGGGCATACTGTGTTGGGCTCTTCAGGAGAGAAGCCAACAGGATCCAGAGAGGAGGCGG ATCCAAATATTTCCGAAGCAGTACCACAGGGGAACATTATACAATAGAG TTTGAAAATCTGGTGGAGAGTGATGAG GGGGAGGAGAGCCCGCAGCCCTGCCCAAG GCCTATCAGTGAAGATGAGATCAAGCACCTCAGAGAACACCACTACACTGCGATCTCAGACAAGCAGATCCTGATAGACCAGAAGCTACAAGCAGAG TTAGAGGCACAAGAGGAGAAGTTGAGGCTAGAAGAAGAGGCTAGAAATGCCGCCCAGCGTGAGGCCGCCAGGTTGGCACGTGAGCGGAAAATGAAGGAG CAGCTGTCTGCCCAGAGGACACGGGGGAAAGCAGATGGCTCTGGCAGTGAAACTCAGCAAAGAAA ACAAACCTCCGGGGAGGATTTCGATGTCTACCTCCAGAATGTAAAAGCCCAGTCAGAGGCTTTCAGGAGCAACA GACTTCCTTCTGACACGAACGTGGTGACTCCCAACACAGAGTGCAGCTGGGATTTCACCACGAAGACCCGCTCCACCAATGAGGACGGGACCTCACTGGACCTGGAGTGGGAGGATGAGGAAG tgacactgcggcaaagaggaagaagaagcagagcagGTCATTTAGGAACAGTGCACACAGCATATCTTATACGTATCGACCCTCCTCAAAAGTCCActgcaaatattaaaataaaagatgtgaaACAGGCCAGAATTAAACACATTCTTAATCATAGGCATATTCAGTATCttaacacacactctgcacgGTTATTTGTATAA
- the cfap100 gene encoding cilia- and flagella-associated protein 100 → MPEETSEMSSPQPKGLQISSGSIIVSETESAAKSHEQDMRRRRRAIRQSPFKVPDSNSIFLLSVNEKGVQKEEMRKFLALPIDEKATHAAQMMAKLKKDLEGELEEEEEEEEEEEKEKMKNLKQIRSKTTIPKQTPGRRELKVAMMKRENFTKESKHDLISMERQKAVLELSLMTKRSEILRMDKAIAKDERKIKQLEKIIERDNLSFEEFLRENEKKSVEARALFEQEAKSKQKKNAEIKKLNGEIGTIKSEIAMSEEILIDYKRYKELLFKLSPPEWQEAQKAKALKVKVPPDTDTQDKQEREGSTSGNGLEEKVSSPGRELSSIRETRLSSAHSDTLITNSKLDSDSSEYEDEPELYFSDPQQLLDLLTELTEQNLSLIQNSTRVEETMEELRQSLETTRKTIEKEEEQLTLQINDMKQRIDKEKTRGNKLKLRVQLHVSLDAEDQDAMLDALGDKVAEVYHSCMDDRITNLSTLEKLASIENRMSLLLQDLESIPEESLEMMKRIKDSERRSREREEKLREQREKQKERMRRYLERSLADSKKTSGRKLMPRCMPVAQKAKVSDGDNVPDEDELHAYLFTSEDIE, encoded by the exons ATGCCAGAGGAAACCTCAGAAATGTCGTCGCCACAACCCA AAGGACTACAGATTTCTTCAGGCAGCATTATCGTCTCAGAAACTGAAAGTGCTGCCAAATCGCATGAACAAG acatgaggagaaggaggagggcgATACGACAAAGCCCGTTCAAAGTGCCAGACAGTAATAGCATTTTTCTGCTCAGCGTAAATGAAAAGGGAGTCCAAAAAgag GAGATGCGTAAATTCCTGGCTCTGCCGATTGATGAGAAGGCGACCCACGCTGCACAGATGATGGCCAAGCTGAAGAAAGACCTGGAGGGagaactggaggaggaggaggaggaggaggaggaggaggaaaaggagaagatgaagaatCTAAAACAAATCAGGAGTAAGACAACTATCCCTAAACAAACTCCAGGCAGACGTGAGCTGAAGGTGGCCATGATGAAACGAG AAAACTTCACAAAAGAGAGCAAACATGACTTAATCTCCATGGAACGGCAGAAGGCCGTGTTGGAG TTATCTCTGATGACGAAGAGGAGCGAGATCTTGAGGATGGACAAGGCCATTGCAAAAGACGAGAGGAAGATTAAACAGCTCGAAAAGATTATTGAGAGAGACAACCTCAGCTTTGAAGAGTTCCTCAGGGAGAATGAGAAGAAGTCTGTGGAGGCCAGAGCACT TTTTGAACAGGAGGCCAAGtccaaacagaagaaaaatgctGAGATCAAGAAACTGAATGGTGAAATAGGGACCATAAAAAG TGAAATCGCCATGTCTGAAGAAATCCTGATAGACTACAAGAGATACAAGGAGCTTCTGTTCAAGCTGTCTCCTCCAGAGTGGCAGGAGGCCCAGAAAGCCAAGGCTTTGAAGGTTAAAGTCCcacctgacacagacacacaggacaaGCAAGAAAGGGAGGGGTCCACAAGTGGGAACG GTTTGGAGGAAAAGGTGTCCAGTCCAGGCAGAGAGCTGTCTTCTATCAGAGAGACCAGGCTGTCCTCAGCCCACAGCGACACACT GATTACAAATTCAAAGCTGGATAGTGACAGCTCAGAGTATGAG GATGAGCCAGAGCTGTACTTTTCTGATCCCCAGCAGCTTCTAGATCTGCTGACTGAGCTGACAGAGCAAAACCTGTCCCTGATTCAGAACTCTACAAGGGTGGAAGAGACGATGGAGGAGCTCCGACAATCCTTGGAGACAACCAGGAAGACGAT tgaaaaggaggaagagcagcTAACTCTACAGATAAACGACATGAAACAGAGAATCGACAAAGAGAAGACCAGAGGAAACAAGCTCAAACTGAGGGTTCAGCTCCATGTGTCGCTAGATGCAgaagaccag GATGCAATGCTTGATGCTCTGGGTGATAAGGTGGCAGAGGTGTATCACAGCTGCATGGACGACAGGATCACCAACCTCAGCACCTTGGAGAAGCTCGCCAGTATTGAGAACCGTATGTCTTTACTGCTCCAGGACCTGGAGAGCATCCCTGAAGAAAGTTtggagatgatgaagaggattaaGGACAgcgagaggaggagcag GGAGCGTGAAGAAAagctgagagagcagagagagaaacagaaagaaaggatgaGGAGGTATTTGGAGAGATCCCTGGCTGACTCCAAGAAAACA AGTGGGAGAAAGCTCATGCCCAGATGCATGCCTGTTGCCCAGAAAGCCAAAGTCAGTGATGGGGACAACGTCCCTGATGAGGACGAGCTCCACGCCTACCTCTTCACCTCTGAGGAcatagagtaa